In the Paraburkholderia acidisoli genome, one interval contains:
- a CDS encoding MFS transporter has product MELETRTMARVTARLVPFLMVCYFVAYLDRVNVGFAALQMNKALDLSASAFGFGAGIFFIAYFFFEVPSNLLLERFGARRWIARIMFTWGIIAGAMAFIPHIASYTGMSNAHVFYVLRILLGIAEAGFFPGIIFLLTIWFPAKYRARVVGYFMAAIPLSTVIGGPISGSLLSLDGRGGLAGWQWVYLIEAIPALVLAFGVLLYLTDKPAQASWLADDERDWLVARQAQERKHREAVHSFSVMEALVNPRVLAVALIYFGANATNYGLSFFLPQIVKAFGLTNLQTGFVTSLPYAVGVVSMIFWGRHSDRKLERKRHVAFALVVAAAGIAAAAGLDSPVLKMLALSIAGFGIFGCLPVIWTLPAAFLSGAAAAGGIAAVNSLGNLAGFFGPYAMGWIKDSTGGFGAGLLCLAGAGLVGAGAALILHHNPALETLDDATPPHAHDDGEVVRP; this is encoded by the coding sequence ATGGAGCTCGAAACACGCACCATGGCGCGCGTGACGGCGCGGCTCGTACCGTTCCTGATGGTCTGTTATTTCGTGGCGTACCTCGACCGCGTCAACGTGGGGTTTGCTGCGCTGCAAATGAACAAGGCGCTCGATCTTTCCGCGAGCGCTTTCGGTTTCGGCGCGGGGATTTTCTTCATCGCTTACTTCTTTTTCGAAGTGCCTTCCAATTTGCTGCTGGAGCGCTTCGGGGCGCGGCGCTGGATCGCGCGCATCATGTTTACGTGGGGCATCATCGCGGGCGCGATGGCCTTCATTCCGCACATCGCGAGCTACACCGGCATGTCCAACGCGCACGTGTTCTACGTGCTGCGCATTCTGCTCGGGATCGCCGAGGCGGGCTTCTTTCCCGGCATCATTTTCCTGCTCACGATCTGGTTTCCCGCGAAGTATCGCGCGCGCGTGGTCGGCTATTTCATGGCCGCCATTCCGCTGTCCACGGTGATCGGCGGACCGATCTCGGGCTCCTTGCTGTCGCTCGACGGGCGGGGCGGACTCGCGGGTTGGCAGTGGGTGTATCTGATCGAAGCGATTCCCGCGCTCGTGCTGGCGTTCGGCGTGCTGCTCTATCTGACCGACAAGCCCGCGCAAGCGAGCTGGCTCGCCGACGACGAACGCGACTGGCTCGTGGCGCGTCAGGCGCAAGAGCGCAAGCACCGCGAGGCTGTGCACTCGTTCAGCGTGATGGAGGCGCTCGTCAATCCGCGCGTGCTCGCGGTGGCGCTCATCTATTTCGGTGCGAACGCAACCAATTACGGCTTGAGTTTCTTCTTGCCGCAGATCGTCAAGGCGTTCGGGCTGACGAATCTGCAAACGGGTTTCGTGACGTCGCTGCCGTATGCCGTGGGCGTGGTGTCGATGATCTTCTGGGGCCGTCATTCCGACCGCAAGCTCGAACGCAAGCGCCACGTGGCGTTTGCGCTGGTCGTCGCGGCGGCGGGCATTGCGGCGGCAGCGGGGCTCGACAGTCCCGTGCTGAAAATGCTGGCGCTTTCCATTGCCGGCTTCGGCATCTTCGGCTGCCTGCCGGTGATCTGGACGCTGCCTGCGGCGTTTCTATCGGGCGCGGCGGCGGCGGGCGGCATTGCGGCCGTCAACTCGCTCGGCAATCTCGCGGGCTTCTTCGGACCGTATGCGATGGGCTGGATCAAGGACAGCACGGGCGGCTTCGGCGCGGGCTTGTTGTGCCTCGCCGGCGCCGGGCTCGTGGGCGCGGGCGCCGCGCTGATCCTGCATCACAATCCCGCTCTCGAAACGCTCGACGACGCCACGCCCCCGCACGCGCACGACGACGGCGAAGTCGTGCGCCCATGA